One segment of Engraulis encrasicolus isolate BLACKSEA-1 chromosome 7, IST_EnEncr_1.0, whole genome shotgun sequence DNA contains the following:
- the LOC134452615 gene encoding retrovirus-related Pol polyprotein from transposon 412 codes for MSSCPHLDVLVGGVKVPCLVDTGSMVSTLRESFFLQHFASWGNERLKSCHWLQLRAANGLAIPYVGYLELDIELCGKVMPQCGVLVVRDPPGGLSPKVPGVLGMNVIRKCYQELFGNHGLALFDLPEVSTAPSSVLQALQHCNSALDFPAAPGKVKVRGKKVCRIPGGMMQLVAATCSAQYSGTTVLFEPPDSGLPAGLLASPALVRVTYGTAFIPIVNVGLTDVTLYPRTVLGELDVAHVVSLPVGVSEVPSQIATVSSQTVAPSVSAQIEAMDLASLSTDEQGEVRSLLHRFTHVFSAHDMDLGCTNLMTHDIPLLDTAPIRQRYRRIPPSEYEVVKDHINQLLEAQVIRDSSSPYASPIVLVKKKDGSLRMCVDYRQLNAKTRKDAFPLPRIEESLDALTGARWFSTLDLASGYNQVPVREEDRPKTAFCTPFGLFEWNRMPFGLCNAPSTFQRLMQRIFGDQQCQSLLLYLDDIVVFSSTVAQHVERLGAVLGRLEHEGLKAKLPKCAFFQQEVRYLGHVISAEGVATDPGKIEAVSKWQQPTTVSELRSFLGFASYYRRFVEGFAKLAAPLHRLVAEHGTPGAKKRGGQGHLGPWSEECKGSFEALKTKLTTAPVLAYADFSLPFILEVDASYGGLGAVLSQEQNGKVRPIAYASRGLRPTERNMQNYSSMKLEFLALKWAMTEKFREYLLGQRCLVFTDNNPLSHLSSAKLGALEQRWASQLASFDFDIKYRSGKSNGNADSLSRQHPSGPVETLAPGTALPRPLQEVLQPAPAEVIQAAMTVLPGHSSTEIAELQQADPTIRGAMAFWRRKRRPNFDERQVTPEPVLRLLKQWDRLVEEGGIVYRQKFRSDGGQPILQVLLPESLKNRVLTQVHQVHGHQGIERTLELLSPRCFWPTMSIDVAEWCRKCERCEVAKDSQPAAQSFMGHLLASRPNEVLAIDFTVLEPARNGQENVLVMTDVFSKYTLAIPTRDQRASTVAQVLVAEWFCKFGVPSRIHSDQGRSFEGSLIQQLCGFYGIQKTRTTPYHPAGNGQCERFNRTLHNLLRTLPVSRKRDWNTCLPQVLYCYNTTPHQSTGESPFLLMFGQEPRLPLDFLLGRVQDPVGGGVHEWLQEHQVRLQTAFDGARARLETAAARRKRNHDSQVRDAPLGEGQLVFLRNVGVRGRHKIQDLWSPVVYRVVKAPGAGGSVYTIAPVHSLDQTRHVHRSLLKAVLGTHPPTSVDPHEAPTSSAPQETSSTELESAEEMDLMAVCQGLPLVNIHNPSVSSGASPPRAVGEPGVEGSAVVVPSSSRVVGQPPAIVVTAVLEPPAREETQGSTVRRSSRSTAGQHSNVHHLPRPVSGSADGVVTHPASVSIPNAIGTSQASSEP; via the coding sequence ATGTCTTCATGTCCGCATCTTGATGTGCTTGTGGGTGGGGTCAAAGTGCCCTGCCTGGTAGATACCGGCTCCATGGTGTCGACCTTGAGGGAAAGCTTTTTCCTGCAGCATTTTGCATCTTGGGGCAATGAGCGCCTCAAGTCTTGTCATTGGTTACAGTTGAGGGCAGCCAATGGGTTGGCCATTCCCTATGTGGGTTACTTAGAGCTTGACATTGAGCTCTGCGGAAAGGTCATGCCACAATGTGGGGTGTTGGTGGTGCGAGATCCACCAGGCGGTCTTTCCCCAAAAGTCCCGGGTGTCCTTGGGATGAATGTGATCCGGAAATGCTACCAGGAGCTTTTTGGAAACCATGGCCTTGCTCTCTTTGACCTTCCTGAGGTGTCCACAGCCCCCTCCTCGGTCTTGCAGGCTCTACAGCACTGCAACAGTGCGCTGGACTTCCCAGCTGCCCCTGGGAAAGTGAAGGTACGGGGGAAGAAGGTTTGTCGCATTCCAGGTGGAATGATGCAGTTAGTGGCCGCGACGTGTTCGGCACAGTATTCTGGGACTACGGTACTGTTCGAGCCACCAGATTCGGGCTTACCTGCTGGATTGCTGGCCTCCCCTGCACTAGTTCGGGTCACCTACGGTACTGCCTTTATACCCATCGTCAATGTGGGTTTGACGGATGTAACGCTTTACCCCCGCACCGTTTTGGGAGAACTGGATGTGGCTCACGTTGTTAGCCTTCCGGTGGGAGTTTCCGAGGTGCCCTCTCAGATTGCGACAGTCTCGTCCCAGACCGTAGCCCCGTCTGTGTCTGCCCAGATCGAGGCTATGGATTTGGCATCCTTGTCCACTGACGAACAAGGGGAGGTGCGGTCACTCCTCCATAGGTTCACTCATGTATTCTCCGCTCATGACATGGACTTGGGTTGTACTAACCTCATGACCCACGATATTCCCTTGTTAGACACCGCTCCGATTCGTCAGCGTTACAGACGCATACCCCCGTCTGAGTACGAGGTGGTTAAAGATCACATCAACCAATTGTTGGAGGCACAAGTGATCCGGGACAGCAGTAGCCCGTACGCCTCCCCCATCGTGCTGGTTAAAAAGAAAGATGGTAGTCTTCGCATGTGCGTGGACTACCGACAGCTAAATGCGAAAACCAGGAAGGATGCCTTCCCTTTGCCGAGGATCGAGGAATCCCTGGATGCCTTGACTGGGGCCCGCTGGTTCTCGACCTTGGATTTGGCCAGCGGATACAACCAGGTTCCTGTTCGGGAAGAGGATCGGCCCAAGACCGCCTTCTGTACGCCCTTTGGGTTGTTTGAATGGAACCGGATGCCCTTTGGGCTCTGTAACGCCCCCAGCACGTTTCAGCGCCTCATGCAGCGCATATTCGGTGACCAGCAGTGTCAGTCACTCCTCTTGTACCTTGACGACATTGTGGTGTTCTCCTCCACCGTAGCGCAGCATGTAGAGCGGCTGGGCGCTGTATTGGGTAGGCTGGAGCATGAGGGCTTGAAGGCGAAACTCCCAAAGTGTGCCTTTTTCCAACAAGAAGTGCGGTACTTGGGCCATGTCATTTCCGCTGAAGGTGTTGCCACTGATCCGGGTAAAATTGAGGCGGTGTCCAAGTGGCAGCAGCCCACCACTGTGTCGGAGCTGCGTTCCTTTTTAGGATTCGCCAGCTATTACCGCCGCTTCGTGGAGGGCTTTGCCAAATTGGCCGCTCCTTTACACCGGTTAGTGGCAGAACACGGGACACCTGGAGCAAAGAAACGGGGTGGTCAGGGGCATCTTGGGCCTTGGTCAGAGGAATGCAAGGGCAGCTTTGAGGCCTTGAAAACGAAGCTCACAACTGCGCCAGTCCTTGCTTATGCGGACTTCTCCCTCCCGTTCATTCTTGAGGTTGATGCGAGCTATGGGGGGCTGGGAGCCGTGCTATCGCAGGAACAAAATGGCAAGGTCAGGCCGATAGCCTATGCCAGTCGTGGGCTGCGACCTACCGAGCGTAATATGCAAAATTACAGCTCGATGAAACTTGAGTTTTTGGCCCTTAAATGGGCCATGACGGAAAAGTTTCGCGAGTACCTCCTGGGGCAGCGGTGTCTTGTCTTCACAGATAATAACCCGCTCAGTCACTTGTCGTCCGCTAAGttgggtgcccttgagcaacgttGGGCATCCCAGCTAGCCTCTTTTGATTTTGACATCAAGTATCGGTCAGGCAAAAGCAATGGAAACGCTGACTCGTTGTCCCGCCAGCATCCTTCTGGTCCAGTGGAGACACTGGCCCCTGGTACTGCCCTTCCAAGGCCACTCCAGGAAGTGTTGCAGCCTGCACCGGCTGAAGTAATTCAAGCTGCCATGACTGTTTTGCCCGGTCACTCTTCCACTGAGATTGCGGAGCTCCAACAGGCTGACCCCACGATTCGGGGGGCGATGGCGTTTTGGAGGAGGAAGCGGCGGCCTAATTTTGATGAGCGCCAGGTTACTCCGGAACCGGTCTTACGCCTGCTCAAGCAGTGGGATCGCCTGGTGGAGGAAGGGGGCATCGTGTACCGCCAAAAGTTCCGCTCGGATGGCGGACAACCGATTCTCCAGGTGTTGTTGCCAGAGTCCCTGAAAAACAGGGTATTGACCCAAGTTCACCAAGTGCATGGTCATCAAGGGATAGAGCGAACACTTGAGCTCTTGAGTCCACGATGCTTTTGGCCGACTATGTCCATCGACGTTGCGGAGTGGTGTCGGAAATGTGAGAGATGTGAGGTTGCGAAGGATTCTCAGCCAGCGGCACAAAGCTTCATGGGGCACTTGTTGGCCTCACGGCCCAACGAGGTCCTTGCAATTGATTTTACGGTATTGGAGCCCGCCCGTAATGGACAGGAGAACGTCCTGGTCATGACGGACGTGTTCAGCAAATACACCCTGGCGATTCCCACTCGGGACCAGCGTGCCTCCACTGTGGCTCAGGTGTTGGTAGCAGAGTGGTTTTGTAAGTTTGGTGTTCCTTCCCGAATACATTCTGACCAGGGTAGGAGCTTTGAGGGCTCCCTCATTCAGCAGTTGTGTGGGTTCTACGGGATTCAGAAAACGCGCACCACACCATATCACCCGGCCGGAAATGGCCAGTGTGAGCGGTTTAACAGGACCCTGCACAATTTGCTTCGGACCTTGCCAGTGTCTCGGAAGAGGGATTGGAATACGTGTTTACCGCAGGTACTCTACTGTTACAACACTACTCCCCATCAGTCGACGGGTGAGTCCCCCTTCCTCCTCATGTTCGGACAGGAGCCTAGACTGCCCCTCGATTTCCTCCTGGGCCGGGTTCAGGATCCTGTTGGGGGGGGTGTTCACGAATGGCTGCAAGAACATCAGGTCCGACTGCAGACTGCCTTTGACGGGGCTCGAGCCCGTCTGGAGACCGCCGCGGCCCGTCGGAAAAGGAACCATGACTCACAGGTGCGTGATGCACCACTGGGGGAGGGTCAGTTGGTATTCTTACGCAATGTTGGCGTACGGGGGCGTCACAAAATCCAGGACCTGTGGAGCCCGGTGGTGTATCGGGTTGTTAAGGCGCCTGGCGCAGGCGGATCTGTATATACGATAGCTCCCGTGCACAGTCTTGACCAGACTCGACATGTCCATCGGTCCTTGTTGAAGGCTGTCCTGGGGACCCACCCACCCACGTCAGTTGATCCACATGAGGCGCCCACCAGCAGTGCGCCTCAAGAAACATCCTCCACTGAACTAGAGTCAGCTGAAGAAATGGATTTAATGGCCGTGTGCCAGGGGTTGCCCCTAGTCAACATCCACAACCCGTCCGTATCTTCAGGAGCATCACCGCCCCGGGCAGTGGGCGAGCCTGGAGTGGAGGGATCTGCTGTGGTAGTACCGTCATCTTCCAGGGTGGTTGGACAGCCACCGGCTATTGTGGTGACCGCGGTCCTCGAGCCTCCGGCCCGTGAGGAGACCCAGGGCAGCACTGTCCGAAGATCATCCCGTTCCACCGCAGGACAGCACTCAAATGTCCACCACTTACCAAGGCCTGTAAGTGGATCAGCAGATGGGGTGGTGACACACCCAGCCTCTGTTTCCATCCCGAACGCCATTGGAACAAGTCAGGCTTCTTCAGAGCCCTAA